From Asterias rubens chromosome 20, eAstRub1.3, whole genome shotgun sequence, one genomic window encodes:
- the LOC117303858 gene encoding coiled-coil-helix-coiled-coil-helix domain-containing protein 1-like, translating to MSKRMNEIILRNNYKPSKFVHMQRDFRLRDKVALRRNRPGAAECITEMSVLMACWKKNEFNDSDCTEEIKIFHSCCAEAEKTKKAAIASEKSGKVGAGKMTSKQVTSLLQKYPQPR from the exons atgtcgaaacGAATGAATGAAATCATTTTAAGAAACAATTATAAGCCCAGCAAGTTCGTGCATATGCAGAGAGATTTCAGACTTCGGGATAAAGTCGCACTCCGAAGAAATAGACCAGGAG CTGCAGAATGTATTACTGAGATGAGCGTCTTAATGGCGTGCTGGAAGAAGAATGAGTTCAATGATTCGGATTGCACCGAAGAGATCAAAATCTTTCATAGCTGCTGTGCCGAAGCTGAG AAAACTAAGAAAGCAGCAATAGCGTCAGAGAAGAGCGGTAAAGTCGGGGCTGGGAAAATGACCAGCAAGCAAGTGACAAGTCTCCTACAAAAGTACCCACAACCAAGGTGA
- the LOC117303940 gene encoding bone morphogenetic protein 2-A-like, protein MLLHPTSNLLLVFIVCRVTLILPCTVAKAIQQHPHEGHTSGTHPSDTQGGRLSSKTAPSSKTHSGGDSNVIITQQNEAKEQALGELLRVFGLENNTLEEPARRPEPPPFMLNLYSSVADPASGESRMPSPFNANTVRSLPDKAGKERLHFQFNLSQVPSTEILLQAELHLFKLKPKMRPTVSGRRQPFYQIQLYQLASADVSSLEGAKLIGLRLVGTVGTEWEVFSITDAVSSWLADERQNFGVLVTITSLTGEPMNENFIRFAQNGKHHPSKHPFLVLYTNDLRQSENPLADQDSADTAYETFFQTYGNINAPPFMDATKAGPTPNVRTNRYNGATTTRQTRTGATSRHRRDSNQRDELPTEDSNGNRKKASSNKGTCMRKSMYVDFHEIGWSDWIIYPIGYNANECYGNCPFPLGQTVQPSNHATVQSLMHLIAADVAAPCCVPTQLDPIAVLFFDNDGNVVLKQFDNMVATACGCR, encoded by the exons ATGTTACTTCATCCAACATCCAACCTTCTCCTGGTGTTTATTGTTTGTCGTGTTACACTGATACTGCCATGTACGGTAGCCAAGGCCATCCAGCAGCATCCACATGAGGGACACACCAGTGGTACCCATCCTTCAGATACACAGGGTGGTCGGTTGTCATCAAAGACCGCTCCAAGCTCCAAGACGCACAGCGGAGGAGACTCGAACGTTATCATCACGCAGCAAAACGAGGCCAAGGAGCAGGCCCTGGGGGAACTCTTGAGAGTCTTCGGGCTGGAGAACAATACTCTGGAGGAACCGGCTCGCCGACCGGAGCCCCCACCATTCATGTTGAATCTTTACAGTTCGGTTGCTGACCCGGCGTCGGGAGAGAGCAGGATGCCTAGTCCGTTCAATGCCAACACCGTACGATCGTTGCCCGATAAAG CGGGGAAGGAGCGTCTACATTTCCAGTTCAATCTCTCCCAAGTACCCTCAACAGAAATCCTCCTCCAGGCCGAGTTGCATCTCTTCAAGCTCAAACCCAAGATGCGACCAACAGTCTCAGGAAGACGGCAGCCATTTTACCAG ATTCAACTTTATCAGCTGGCCAGCGCTGATGTCTCatcgctagagggcgctaaacTGATTGGACTACGGTTGGTTGGGACCGTTGGAACGGAATGGGAGGTATTCAGCATAACAGACG CTGTGTCGAGTTGGCTGGCAGATGAGCGCCAAAACTTCGGAGTGTTGGTCACCATTACGTCACTTACAGGAGAGCCAATGAACGAGAACTTCATACGCTTCGCTCAAAACGGCAAACATCACCCGAGCAAGCATCCGTTTTTAGTGCTGTACACGAACGACTTGAGGCAGAGTGAGAATCCATTGGCAGACCAGG ACTCTGCGGACACGGCATACGAAACATTCTTCCAGACGTACGGCAATATCAACGCACCGCCATTTATGGACGCCACAAAAGCCGGCCCAACTCCGAACGTCCGCACGAACCGCTACAACGGCGCCACGACGACGCGACAGACTAGGACGGGTGCCACATCTCGGCATAGGAGAGATAGCAACCAAAGAGACGAGTTACCAACGGAAGATTCAAACGGTAACCGAAAGAAGGCCTCCAGTAACAAGGGAACGTGCATGCGTAAATCCATGTACGTTGACTTCCATGAGATCGGCTGGTCCGATTGGATAATCTACCCAATTGGGTATAACGCCAATGAGTGCTACGGTAACTGCCCGTTCCCACTTGGACAGACCGTGCAGCCGTCCAACCACGCTACTGTGCAGAGTTTGATGCATCTCATTGCTGCTGATGTGGCGGCCCCATGTTGTGTTCCTACCCAATTAGATCCAATCGCAGTGCTGTTCTTTGACAATGATGGTAACGTTGTTCTGAAACAGTTCGATAACATGGTGGCCACAGCATGTGGTTGCcgttaa
- the LOC117304073 gene encoding LOW QUALITY PROTEIN: coagulation factor XI-like (The sequence of the model RefSeq protein was modified relative to this genomic sequence to represent the inferred CDS: inserted 1 base in 1 codon) produces the protein MGCLVRECFRVVGFGMVLAVSFCRAGPLDRKGKLQQNKMVDYQGSGGSPKARSWTSSREEWLQTVLKTSKYNVEGDIRADRGQCGVMKVVGGQVADEDRWPWQAELVVKKTGAHVCGGTVVGNEHVLTAAHCFDRFHENEIIVRLGTRNRNRRGSNEQVYPISCLHIHGKYSRETKTNSIDYDIALLRLKTPVTKTSEPRGVVFNDHVAPACXPRRGEFQADAICIVTGWGYTDFTSLITRIMPSQLTEASVPLIRARTCRDAYPSLTNRMVCAGYMDGNVRADTCKGDSGGPLVCQSKEGKWKLWGVTSWGRNYFCNESPTDPAPGVYTRVDKFVKWIEKKMSKGACS, from the exons ATGGGTTGTCTTGTGAGAGAGTGTTTTCGAGTCGTCGGTTTTGGAATGGTGCTTGCTGTGAGTTTCTGCCGTGCAGGACCGCTCGATCGCAAGGGAAAACTGCAGCAAAATAAAATG gtTGACTACCAAGGATCTGGGGGAAGTCCCAAAGCTCGTAGTTGGACTTCCAGCCGGGAGGAGTGGCTTCAAACGGTACTTAAAACCAGCAAGTACAACGTTGAGGGCGACATCAGGGCAGACAGAG GACAATGTGGCGTTATGAAGGTAGTAGGTGGCCAAGTGGCTGATGAGGATCGATGGCCGTGGCAGGCTGAATTGGTAGTCAAGAAAACAGGCGCCCATGTATGTGGAGGTACGGTAGTTGGGAACGAACATGTTCTGACGGCAGCTCACTGCTTCGATAG ATTTCACGAGAACGAAATAATAGTACGACTGGGCACTCGCAACCGCAACCGTCGTGGGTCAAACGAACAGGTTTACCCCATCTCGTGTCTGCACATTCACGGCAAGTACAGCCGCGAGACGAAGACTAACTCAATCGACTACGACATCGCCCTGTTGAGACTCAAAACGCCTGTGACGAAGACTAGCGAACCACGTGGTGTGGTGTTCAACGATCACGTAGCACCAGCCT TGCCAAGACGAGGAGAGTTTCAAGCGGACGCGATTTGCATCGTTACGGGTTGGGGATACACAG ATTTCACGAGTTTGATAACCCGCATAATGCCATCACAGTTAACCGAAGCTAGTGTTCCCCTCATCCGCGCCAGAACGTGTCGTGACGCCTATCCCTCCCTCACCAACAGAATGGTATGTGCCGGATACATGGACGGAAATGTGCGTGCGGACACGTGCAAAGGCGATAGCGGGGGTCCACTGGTGTGCCAATCAAAGGAGGGGAAATGGAAACTCTGGGGTGTGACGTCATGGGGGAGAAACTATTTCTGCAACGAATCACCGACCGATCCAGCACCAGGCGTCTACACAAGGGTGGATAAATTTGTCAAATGGATCGAGAAAAAAATGTCGAAGGGAGCTTGCTCTTGA